Proteins encoded within one genomic window of Canis lupus familiaris isolate Mischka breed German Shepherd chromosome 12, alternate assembly UU_Cfam_GSD_1.0, whole genome shotgun sequence:
- the TDRD6 gene encoding LOW QUALITY PROTEIN: tudor domain-containing protein 6 isoform X5 (The sequence of the model RefSeq protein was modified relative to this genomic sequence to represent the inferred CDS: deleted 1 base in 1 codon), whose amino-acid sequence MCSTPGLPTPGASLALRVSFVDVHPEVVPVQLWGLVGERREEYVRLSREIQEAAATRGPGALGGASAAPGELCLVQVGLLWHRCRVVSQHSLESRVFLLDEGRTVTAGAGSLAPGRSEFFHLPSEVLGCVLAGLVPAGGGGGGGGGEPQHWPSRAVDFLRRLQGKQVHGRVLDVLLLHRLVLVEVPALFQQMQELGLARQVPHSLFRSLLKRYLTAASAGLGAGAPVLSRAPPKQEQPGLDYFYPQLQLGVTEPVVVTQVCHPHRIHCQLRSLSQEIHRVSESMAQIYRGSTGTGDDNWTSATREESPDKPGSPCASCGLDGHWYRALLLETFRPQRCAQVLHVDYGRKELVSCSSLRYLLPEYFRMPVVTYPCALYGLWDGGRGWSRSQVGDLKALILGQAVNAKIEFFCSFEHVYYVTLYGEDGINLNCVFGVQSCCLADRFLQSQGVEEEGEEEEQETALQSPSPAQKAGEEISLPALQSVRLKINAFYDAQVEFVKNPSEFWVRLRKHKGTFSKLMRRMCSFYSSASKLDGVVLKPEPDDLCCVKWKENGYYRAMVSRLDDRSVDVFLVDRGSLENVGWYDVRMLLPQFRRLPVLALKCTLADIWPLGKTWSQEAVSFFKKTVLHKEIVIHVLDRQDNQYVIEILDESRTGEENISKVMAQAGYAKYQEFETKETISVSAPSPGHVSNHFISADNKISLAKKIEVKQKAKRDHKTAPVSEIVTDTAVITDTPTGLVVQDKEERLSVHSPPIQNFLDMKPGSSCKGELKVGSTVEVKVSYVENPGYFWCQLTKNIQGFKTLMCNIQDYCKSTATPYQGTTPACLAKRTVNGKWSRAVISGSQSAEHVKVMFVDYGDKDMVSVKSIYSISEEFLKVKAQAFRCSLYNLIQPTGQNPFVWDEKAIRAFSEFVDNAWEDNLELKCTIFALASVHDEELFNVVDLLTPFQSACHFLVEKQLARAVKLQKPLESSVQLHSYYYSTHDMKIGTEELVYVTHIDDPWTFYCQLGRNASILEQLSYNITQLSKVLLNLKTSPLIPGTLCLAKYTDGNWYRGIITEKEPNKVFFVDFGNIYVVTSDDLLPIPDDAYDVLLLPMQAVKCSLSDIPDSIPEEITTWFQETVLDKSLKALVVAKDPDGRLIIELYDDSIQINANINEKLGLLGYKGETRKKETEALLTVTETLEVKKENMRSSPKEYLSKSAENKLCSMEILGESYKSKVSSACKETKLLRSSTKTNLITQYQDSRENKGHQVCPLTTAKKGESFAEPPLKATKLEATLSERNIEDSCNKDLPLKFSEFPQKVIMPGFKTAVYVSHINDLSDFYVQLTEDEAEITHLSERLNDVRARPEYYSGPPLQREDVICAIFPEDNLWYRAVVREQQPNDLLSVQFIDYGNVSVVHASNVGKLDLINALLPGLCIHCSLRGLRVPEILKCKEMMQYFSQRTDEVQIRCEFVKFQDKWEVILADEHGIIAEDMISRYAFCEKSQVGLSDQIIKSTCSKSVKKTNIDTSLFLNWYKPKMKMIRAYATVIDGPEYFWCQFADTEKLQYLEVEVQTAGEQVTDWRSCVPCPHIGDPCIVRYREDGHYYRALITSICDDYLVSVRLVDFGNVEDCVDPKALWNIPSELLVVPMQAFPCCLSGFNISEGVCPQEGNDYFYEIVTEDVLEITILEIKRDVCNIPLAIVDLKSKGKSINEKMKKYSKIGVSDLPYEKKCPEIKGALGSLSPEVGLKKPSSKAGQEKTLSVEPQTDDERVEKDFNIIETKPSKFYNPDIDDIFEAFENPCKDNIGPEVLERKIECHLVDKAKFDDKYLMAGFNALLPQASETKEILELNSLEVPLYPDEESKEFLELESIELQHSLVGDEEKEELGLVPPIVPLPQGCDTEATLQPFPVQLPLSCESEKQPELELPTAQLCLDDKINPLSLRVGQKAQESTCAEDTGKSSCVECFEDQHRLSLHLHGKNHDPNLQIEMNIYKEEFTDYKNRDVISSLTLFSEEESRDGRKNHDALQLHISAQPENTYTLKGFTVGSKCVVWSSLRNTWSKCEILEIAEEGTRVLNFSNGMEEIVKPENVWNGIPKLDKSPSETHHVSPPKVSLGLPLECSRQRNKRENNNHPPNLLFQKKGLEVI is encoded by the exons ATGTGCTCCACGCCCGGGCTGCCCACGCCGGGGGCCTCGCTGGCCCTGCGGGTGTCGTTCGTGGACGTGCACCCCGAGGTGGTCCCGGTGCAGCTCTGGGGGCTGGTGGGCGAGCGGCGGGAGGAGTACGTGCGGCTGAGCCGGGAGATTCAGGAGGCGGCGGCCACGCGCGGCCCGGGGGCGCTGGGCGGCGCCTCGGCCGCGCCGGGCGAGCTGTGCCTGGTGCAGGTGGGGCTCCTGTGGCACCGCTGCCGCGTGGTGAGCCAGCACTCGCTGGAGAGCCGCGTCTTCCTGCTGGACGAGGGCCGCACCGTGACGGCGGGCGCGGGCTCGCTGGCGCCGGGGCGCAGTGAGTTCTTCCACCTGCCCTCCGAGGTGCTGGGCTGCGTGCTGGCCGGCCTGGTGCccgccggcgggggcgggggcgggggcgggggcgagccCCAGCACTGGCCGTCCAGGGCCGTGGACTTCCTCCGGAGGCTGCAGGGCAAGCAGGTGCACGGGCGGGTGCTGGACGTGCTGCTGCTCCATCGCCTGGTCCTTGTAGAAGTGCCCGCGCTGTTCCAGCAGATGCAGGAGCTCGGCCTGGCCCGGCAGGTGCCGCACAGCCTCTTCCGCTCGCTGCTCAAGCGCTACCTAACGGCGGCCTCTGCTGGCCTGGGC GCGGGGGCCCCCGTCCTGTCGCGAGCCCCTCCCAAGCAGGAGCAGCCCGGCCTGGATTACTTCTACCCGCAGCTGCAGCTGGGCGTCACGGAGCCCGTGGTGGTAACCCAGGTGTGCCACCCCCACCGCATCCACTGCCAGCTCCGGAGCCTCTCGCAGGAGATCCACCGCGTGTCCGAGAGCATGGCCCAGATATACCGGGGTTCCACGGGGACGGGGGATGACAACTGGACCAGTGCCACCCGGGAGGAGAGCCCAGACAAGCCTGGTTCTCCGTGTGCGTCCTGTGGGTTGGACGGACATTGGTACAGAGCGCTCTTGCTTGAAACTTTTCGGCCCCAGCGCTGTGCCCAGGTGCTCCATGTAGACTACGGAAGGAAGGAGCTGGTGAGTTGTAGCAGCCTCCGCTACTTGCTGCCTGAGTATTTTCGCATGCCCGTGGTGACCTACCCTTGTGCTTTGTATGGACTCTGGGACGGTGGGAGAGGCTGGTCTCGGTCACAGGTCGGTGACCTGAAGGCACTGATCCTGGGCCAGGCAGTGAACGCAAAGATTGAATTTTTCTGTTCCTTCGAGCATGTTTATTATGTCACCCTGTACGGAGAAGATGGGATCAACCTGAATTGTGTATTCGGAGTCCAGTCCTGTTGCTTGGCTGACCGATTTCTTCAGAGccagggagtggaggaggagggggaggaggaagaacaAGAAACGGCTCTTCAGTCGCCGTCGCCTGCGCAAAAAGCGGGTGAAGAGATTTCCCTCCCAGCCTTGCAATCAGTCAGGTTAAAGATAAACGCCTTCTATGACGCCCAGGTAGAGTTTGTTAAAAACCCTTCCGAGTTTTGGGTTAGGTTGAGGAAACACAAAGGCACCTTCAGCAAGTTGATGAGAAGAATGTGCAGTTTCTATTCCTCAGCCAGTAAGCTGGATGGGGTAGTTTTGAAACCCGAGCCCGACGACCTTTGCTGtgtcaaatggaaagaaaacgGCTATTATCGGGCTATGGTCTCCAGGTTAGATGACAGGAGTGTCGATGTGTTCCTAGTCGACCGTGGCAGTTTGGAAAATGTGGGTTGGTATGACGTGAGGATGCTGCTTCCTCAGTTTAGGCGACTACCCGTATTGGCTCTAAAGTGCACACTGGCAGATATTTGGCCTTTGGGGAAAACTTGGAGCCAGGAggcagtttccttttttaaaaagactgtgcTCCACAAAGAAATAGTTATCCATGTCCTTGACAGGCAGGATAATCAATATGTTATTGAGATTCTTGATGAATCAAGAACAGGGGAAGAAAACATTAGTAAGGTAATGGCCCAAGCTGGGTATGCCAAGTATCAGGAATTTGAAACAAAGGAAACCATTTCCGTAAGTGCCCCTTCTCCAGGGCATGTTTCAAACCATTTTATCTCTGCGGATAACAAAATATCTCTGGCCAAGAAGATAGAAGTAAAACAGAAAGCCAAGAGAGACCATAAAACTGCACCTGTTTCAGAAATTGTGACTGATACGGCAGTCATCACAGATACTCCAACGGGACTTGTTGTGCAGgataaagaggaaagactatctgtTCATTCTCCTCCTATACAGAATTTCTTGGACATGAAGCCAGGCTCCTCCTGTAAAGGAGAGCTGAAAGTTGGAAGTACCGTAGAAGTCAAAGTGTCTTATGTCGAAAACCCTGGCTACTTCTGGTGCCAACTGACCAAGAACATTCAAGGCTTTAAAACTCTGATGTGCAACATCCAGGACTACTGCAAGAGTACAGCTACTCCTTACCAGGGGACCACCCCCGCTTGTTTGGCAAAACGAACAGTAAATGGAAAATGGTCGAGAGCCGTGATTAGCGGGTCACAATCTGCTGAGCATGTCAAAGTAATGTTTGTAGATTACGGAGACAAAGATATGGTATCTGTGAAGAGTATTTACTCAATTAGTGAAGAGTTTCTCAAGGTTAAGGCTCAGGCTTTTCGGTGTAGTCTTTATAATTTAATTCAGCCAACTGGTCAGAATCCTTTTGTGTGGGATGAAAAGGCCATACGAGCTTTTAGTGAATTTGTAGACAATGCATGGGAAGACAATCTCGAATTAAAGTGCACGATATTTGCTTTGGCTTCAGTACATGATGAAGAACTGTTTAATGTTGTGGATTTGCTAACACCCTTTCAGAGTGCATGCCATTTTTTGGTAGAAAAGCAACTTGCAAGAGCAGTTAAACTTCAGAAGCCTCTGGAGTCCTCTGTTCAGCTACATTCTTACTACTATTCCACACATGATATGAAAATTGGAACTGAAGAATTGGTGTATGTAACACATATTGATGACCCTTGGACATTTTATTGCCAGCTGGGAAGAAATGCAAGTATTTTAGAACAGTTGTCCTATAATATCACACAATTAAGTAAAGTTTTGCTGAATTTAAAAACATCTCCCTTGATCCCTGGAACCTTGTGCCTTGCCAAGTATACTGATGGAAACTGGTATAGGGGgataataacagaaaaagaaccaaataaagtcttttttgttgattttggaaACATTTATGTGGTAACAAGCGATGATCTGCTTCCAATACCTGATGATGCATATGATGTCTTACTTTTGCCCATGCAAGCTGTTAAATGTTCATTGTCTGATATTCCTGATAGTATACCAGAAGAAATTACAACATGGTTTCAAGAGACTGTTTTAGATAAGTCATTGAAGGCTCTGGTTGTAGCAAAAGATCCAGATGGAAGACTAATTATAGAACTGTATGATGACAGTATTCAAATTAATGCTAATATTAATGAGAAGTTAGGACTACTTGGCTACAAAGgtgagacaagaaaaaaagaaactgaagcactCCTCACTGTCACTGAAACCCTTgaggtaaaaaaggaaaatatgagatcGTCACCTAAAGAGTATTTAAGTAAATCAGCAGAGAACAAATTGTGCAGTATGGAGATCTTGGGAGAATCCTACAAATCTAAGGTCAGCTCAGCATGTAAGGAAACCAAGCTTTTACGAAGTTCCACCAAGACAAACTTAATCACTCAATATCAGGACTCTAGGGAAAATAAGGGTCATCAAGTGTGTCCACTAACAacagcaaagaaaggagaaagcttTGCTGAGCCACCTTTGAAAGCCACAAAACTAGAAGCCACTCTTTCAGAGAGAAACATAGAAGATTCATGTAACAAGGATTTGCCTCTAAAATTTTCAGAGTTCCCTCAGAAGGTTATAATGCCTGGCTTTAAAACAGCTGTGTATGTTTCTCATATAAATGACCTTTCAGACTTCTATGTTCAACTAACAGAAGATGAGGCTGAAATCACTCATCtttcagagagattaaatgatgTTAGAGCAAGGCCAGAATATTATTCAGGTCCACCTTTGCAGAGAGAAGATGTAATATGTGCCATTTTTCCAGAAGACAATTTATGGTATCGTGCTGTGGTCAGAGAACAACAACCCAATGACCTTCTCTCTGTGCAATTTATAGATTATGGCAATGTTTCTGTGGTTCATGCTAGTAACGTAGGTAAACTTGACCTTATTAATGCACTGTTACCAGGATTGTGCATTCACTGCTCCTTGAGGGGACTTCGGGTacctgagattttaaaatgtaaggaaatgaTGCAGTACTTTTCCCAGAGGACAGATGAGGTTCAGATAAGATGTGAATTTGTGAAATTTCAAGACAAATGGGAAGTTATTCTTGCTGATGAACATGGGATCATAGCAGAAGATATGATTAGCAGATATGCTTTCTGTGAAAAATCTCAAGTGGGACTTTCTgatcaaataattaaaagtacCTGTTCAAAGTCTGTCAAAAAAACCAACATTGATACTTCACTCTTTCTTAACTGGTATAAGCCAAAGATGAAGATGATAAGAGCTTATGCCACTGTGATAGATGGGCCTGAATATTTTTGGTGTCAGTTTGCCGATACTGAGAAACTTCAGTATTTAGAAGTAGAAGTACAAACTGCTGGAGAGCAGGTAACGGATTGGAGAAGTTGTGTCCCATGCCCTCATATTGGAGATCCTTGCATAGTGAGATATAGAGAAGATGGGCATTATTATCGGGCACTTATCACCAGTATTTGTGACGATTATCTCGTATCCGTCAGACTTGTAGACTTTGGAAACGTCGAAGACTGTGTGGACCCCAAAGCACTCTGGAACATCCCTTCTGAACTTTTGGTGGTTCCCATGCAAGCCTTTCCATGTTGCCTCTCAGGATTCAATATTTCAGAAGGTGTGTGCCCTCAAGAGGGAAATGACTACTTTTATGAAATAGTGACAGAAGATGTGTTGGAGATAACAATATTAGAGATCAAAAGGGATGTTTGTAACATCCCTTTAGCAATTGTTGACttgaaaagcaaaggcaaaagtattaatgagaaaatgaagaaatattctaAGATTGGTGTTAGTGATCTGCCCTATGAAAAGAAATGCCCAGAGATAAAGGGAGCCCTTGGCTCCCTCAGTCCTGAGGTTGGACTTAAGAAACCAAGTAGTAAAGCTGGACAAGAGAAAACTCTCTCTGTGGAACCACAGACAGATGATGAAAGAGTTGAAAAAGACTTCAACATTATTGAAACCAAACCAAGTAAATTCTATAACCCTGACATTGATGACATTTTTGAAGCTTTTGAAAACCCATGCAAAGATAATATTGGTCCTGAGgtactagaaagaaaaatagagtgcCATTTGGTTGACAAAGCAAAGTTTGATGATAAATACCTCATGGCAGGATTTAATGCGTTATTACCGCAGGCTAGTGAAACAAAGGAGATATTAGAACTAAACTCACTTGAGGTGCCCCTTTATCCTGATGAGGAATCAAAAGAGTTCCTGGAACTGGAATCCATTGAGTTGCAGCATTCTCTTGTCGgggatgaagagaaagaagagctagGCCTGGTGCCTCCAATTGTGCCGCTCCCCCAGGGCTGTGACACCGAAGCCACCCTGCAGCCATTCCCAGTGCAGCTTCCCCTCAGCTGTGAATCTGAGAAACAGCCAGAACTAGAATTACCCACAGCCCAGCTGTGTCTAGATGACAAAATAAACCCTTTGTCTCTAAGAGTTGGTCAGAAAGCCCAAGAATCCACGTGTGCTGAAGACACAGGAAAGTCAAGTTGTGTAGAATGTTTCGAGGACCAGCATAGGTTATCATTGCATCTACATGGAAAGAATCATGATCCCAACCTGCAGATTGAGATGAATATATACAAAGAAGAATTTACAGATTATAAAAACAGAGATGTCATTTCATCATTGACTCTGTTCTCTGAAGAAGAATccagagatggaaggaagaacCATGATGCTTTACAACTTCATATCTCAG CTCAACCAGAGAACACCTACACTCTGAAAGGATTTACTGTTGGATCCAAATGTGTTGTGTGGTCAAGTCTAAGAAACACATGGTCCAAATGTGAGATTCTGGAAATTGCTGAAGAAGGCACAAGG